The window CCACCCACCTCTGTCCAAACCCGGACCGCGCTACTAGATCCAGATCTCAACATCGACCGCACCCGCTGTGCGGTAGGGTGTGCCACTCTACCTACCGAAGAAGCCAAGCTGCGCATGCTTGCCGCCTCCCGAGACGCTCAATCCCACCCACAGCAACCCCTCCACGCCTCCTTGGCTGGAGGCCGGCCCCAGCTGCGATAGGCCCCATTTAACATGCAAGTAACGGCATTCCAAGCCTTCCAAGACGGCCCTGAACCCGGCCATACACGCGTACACGGTGCATGAAGCCCGTCGGAGGGGCTCCAAACCCCCGTGAAAATCCTCCACGATGGGCGCTTGCTGCTGTTcacttcccttcccctccccctcgtctcCCGACTCCTCTACCGCTTTGCTCCCCTCCGCCATGACCAATCTCACAATCCGCAATCTCACGGCGCTACCCGTCACCCTCAGGCATGTCGAGCGCTTCGAGGGCGAGAGGAAACGCACCGGGGACATACTGGGCAACACCTTCGGCACCATCAACTCCTTCATCAACGCGACGAACTTCACCACGAGGGAGACCCATGCAAAGGGAGACGCACACCAGAgtgacgatgtcgatgtaCACATTGAACCGTTTACCGTGAACGCCACGGAAATTGGCGCGCCGGACCCCGCCAACCACGATGTCGTCCGCCTACAGTTTGAGATCGAGGGACACCGGTACGAGGTCGACGCACCGAGTCCCTCCAATCGTTCCTCCGTCATGAAGAAGCTTGACGATGCGCCCCTCGAGCTGACGACCGTCTACGTGCCCAATGGCACATTCCTAGCCATCATGTCCTCAGCGAACCTCAATGCCTGGATGCACGAGCTGCGCGACGAATACCCgctgcccctcctctccatcccgGGCACCCACAACTCGCCGACATGCCACACGGCACTGCCTTCGGTGCGCTGtcaggccgtcggcgtccgcgagcagctcgacaaCGGCGTGCGCTTCCTCGATATCCGCGTCTCGGTCGCCACGGATaacgacgacctcgccctcgtccacTCCGCCTTCCCCATCTCCCTGACCGGTAACAAGTACTTCGCAGACATGCTCGCCGACATCTACGCCTACCTCGACGCGAACCCCTCGGAGACCGTTCTCATGTCAGTCAAACGCGAGGGTACCGGCAAAGGCACCGATGAGCAGCTGAGCCACTACCTGCGCGAACGCTACGTCGGCCGCGACGCCCATCGCTGGTTCGTTGAGCCGCGCATCCCTCGCCTCGGCGACTGTCGTGGCCGCATCGTGCTGATCCGTCGCTTCGGCCTTGACGAGCCCCTGCGCGGCGAGCATGACGGCAAGGGTTGGGCCATCGACGCCCAGCACTGGCCCGACAACTGCGAGGACGgcaccgtcggcggcgggctcctCCGCGTCCAGGACTTTTACGAGATCGACCAGTCCACCAATATTGAGAAGAAGATCAACTTCTCTCACGGCCAGCTCGAGCGTGCCGCTGAGCAGCTCTTCCATCTCCCCGACATGCCTGACTTCAACGCTGACGCCCCGCCCAACCCATTCTTCATCAACTTTCTGACTGCGAGCAACTTCTTCAACGCGACCTGCTGGCCGGAGCGAATCGCCGCCAAGGTGAATCCCGCCGTGATCGAGTATCTGTGCATGAGGCACGGCGAGCCGGGCAAGGGCCCCCATCAACTAAatgtcggcgatgcggcAACGGGTGTCATTGTTACAGATTGGGTTGGCGCGCACGGCGATTGGGACTTGATCAGGTGCATTGTCGGTATGAACGCCCGCTTGCAGCTTAAGCACTAGTTGTGTCAAGACTGGGAAGCAATCGTGGACGGGCTGCACATGGGCTGTAGGACTTGGTTGGGACGGATACATTCACACCGAAGGCGAAAAACTGGAATCAATTTTGATTACTATCAGGGTTACTATGTCCAGCTATGGGTGAAAACATCAGGGTCATGGTGAGATCCTGTATTCCTGCCGTGCCAAGTTAGCGAATGTCTTGATAACAAGATGCAAAACATATGTAAGATGACATTCTCTCAATCAGTTCTCCAAGGTGAATCGGTTATGTTTTTTCGTCATGATGAACTCAGTACTAGAGCTAATAAATGGTCATCCGCGAGAGTGGGGGTTGGTGTGTTGAGTAAAATTGTGAAAACCTACCATTGGGCGTCGTAGGAGAAAAACAAAGTCTCATCGAATCAGTCATACCTGTGTCGCGGATTAGCGACGTGATCGGAAATAATTCGAGGCAAACGTCAAGTGGCTGGTCTAGACTGATTAGCGCCAGTGACATTTGAATGTTCGGATGAAGAATTACCTCAATAGCGTCAGAAAGTGTTGAATTGTGTTCATATCCGACATACACCAAAGTGAAGCCAGTCAGACAGTGTGAATACTTGATCAAATCATCATAGTATTGAGCTAGATGCAGCGCATCGCTGTTCCATGCTAGGAACATGGAAGTggagtttttttttttttttacctGCGTTCCGTCCAGTCAGCATATCTGTCTCTGGCATGGTAAGGCAGGATGTGAAGGGTTTTCCTCCGGGATGAGGAAACCCGACATGTCCAAGGGAAAACAGGTAACCACAATCAGTTGACGATCATCTCAACAAGAAGCCCCGGACACCCAGCACCACGGGGATTGTACGTCCCCGTTTGTTTCTGGTGAAGGGCGCCGAGGTTCGTTTATGTCCGCCCGTTCGTTCAAATCTTCCTCATATGTGGTGGACGATGCCTGTGGGTATCGGGACAATGTGCGCCGGCAAGGCTGGAGAGCAAGATATTTACCTATCCGATTGATGTTAGCATAGGTGCCATCAGGACAAATGCGAGCGAAAGTGTGTGTTTTTGGCTCTAGATCAGACAAGGCTGAAACTATTGCACCGGATTCAACATTATGTATTCTGCATGAGGAATCCCTATGGTGTACGAAGTGTTCATCATATAGAGGGACGGGTGTGCTAGAGGACGGTAGCAAGCAGTTGACGAACCTTTTGCGTAGAAAAGCGtagagggcgacgacgtctAAAAAGTTTCGGAGCCGCAAGAGTTTTGGAATGAAAAAATTCTGCAGCGAATTAGCTTTGAGCTCTAGCTATCCTCCAAGCGCGAACAAAATTTGAATTGTAGAGAATTATGCTCAGTGTAATACACACAATAATGTGTTACACCACGGGTAGGTCTGATTTGGATTGTTCAATGTTGATCAATCATCATCGCAAAACAAAGGAAAACAACTGGTTAAGCGCGAGAAAGGATTGGAAACATACCCATGGAATCCAGCTGCCTGCCCCAAACGCTGCCAGCGCGTTCGTTTCATAATGGGCAAGCAGGAGTAGGTCGGTTGACCTGTGTGAAGTTGAAAGGGAAGAAGTCTGCAGCAGTTTAAGGAGCTCACTGGAAAATTtaaaggaaagaaaaaaagcacCGAGTGGGGGACTGTCCAGTTCGCGAGAAGTGGCTAGCCTAATTTGGATTAGCGCAGAGTGCCCGTTCGTTTGTGGCGGTGCGCCCGGCAATATCCGCTGACATCAATGTGGCGAAGTCTACGTTATCGCCTCCCGCTCTTATAAGTGCCTCCCCGCGAACTCCCGCTAACTCCAggtttcctcctctcccccggCAACTTCTCGACTTCAGTTTCACGTCTTTGAAAAGGCTGTGATATCTTAGGAGTCACTCCATAAACAACCCGTCAAAATGTCTGCCGCGGGGGGCATATGGGCACCAGCAGCCCTACGCCTCCTCCGCATGGGCATCACCAAAACCACCAAGGTAATACGAACCAagctcgccaacgccacTCGTCCtgccgcccaggccgagtTCGCACACATCCCAATCCGCACTACAGGTCGGCAGCCCATTCatccctcagctcttcttaGACAGAAGCGCGCGGGACGCTGGTACTCGACTCAAAGCGTTCACAACACCGTCCGCCGATGGATCTCCACCAGCGGCCCCGGAGTCTCCGGTaacgtcggcggcaacgcACGCTTCAGCCGGGCATCCTTTCCAAGCTCCAATACGGCGCGCCGCGTCAGTCAATCTACCGGCCGCGCCCCTTTCACGAGTACCCTCCGACCAAACCTCACGGGGGGCGCCATCACACGCACCCAGGGCGGCTACACAATCAGCGGTGGCGGTGGGGTCCGCTACTTCTCCCATAcacccgccgcgccggcacAGGTGGTTCACAACGTCTCGATCGCGATGCGAGCCTTTTGCCTCTCGGGCCAGAAGGCTCGGTACGATGGCCTAAACTCCCACGGTGACAGGTGCTACCGTGCCGTTTCGGAGCTCGAGCATACCGCGTACGTCAAGATGATGGGCGCCATCTCCACCCGCGGAGGCTCCGGCTCGTTTGTCGACTTCTCTATCAGCCCCACCATCACGGCCCTCAGTCCTttgggcgccgccgccgctgcgggTTTCACCTCCGCCAACGCTGAAGCCCCCGTCACCACTCTCAACGATGACGGtttcctcgacgtcctgTCGATTGACTTTGCGCGCGCAGTCAAGGACCTTGCCGTCATATTCGCCGATCTCAAAAAACTGGCCGCTTTGGGTGCTTTACCCGTTGCCTTGGAGAAGGGAAGTGTGTTGCGAGTGCGATTCCCCGGAGTCGATGCCGAGACCGTTGAACGATTATGCGATGATGTCGGCGTCCAGCGTGGTATTATAGACCAAGATGCCGACTTCGACTGCAAAATTGGTGCGCCATTGGCCCTTCGCTTCCCCTATGCCCCTGATGAAGACGTTAAAACCATCACCTCGTCCGGCGGCTCTGTTCGGTCCCTGTCCGGCATCGATGTCGACTTGGAAGAGGCGTTcatggacgagatggagcAGCACTCTTGGACGTCGGATCTTGAGGGGTATGAAAGTATGATGCCCACCCCAAAGAGTAGTGAGCAATGTTCCGACGAGTATGAAGGCTTGGAGGGCATTTACAAATTTCTCGAGGAGTGCGATCGGAACAAGGGACGATTTTGAGGATGCAAACCCCAACTTGGTTGAATGGCTGCAGCAGATTGGTTTCCCGGCAATGTAAGGATCTACGCTTTTTGTACAGTAACACACGAACTTGGCCCTACGGAAGCGGCCAAGTCCCCTGAATGCCATTTCCTTATTTCACGTCATGACTGCATTTTGCTAATGCCAGAGCTGTCACGACGTCGCTGACGTGGTGCACAATCATACCGGCCTGATAGGTATAGCCGCGTCTATTCATAGCTAGCTATCTACGATACGTCACTGGATTTTTGTTGCAAAACTAATGCCATGCCTATCCTTAGTTGACTTTGCGGTGCTCTTTACGGGATATTGTACAGAGGCCAATGGATTGCTCGCGTGAAACCCATAAGATCACCAACTCAACCACGGCGCTCCAGGCCCATGGCTTCAAACCAAGAGTCCGCCTCCACGGCGAGCAATTTCTTGTCCTTCGCAAGCAGTTTCTTGAGCGAGGCCGATCGCTCACTTTTGCCAAGGAGTGCAGCTGACGGGGTGATAAGGCGGACGAGATCCTCAGAGGCACGAACGCCTGGGACAGACATCTGGCCTTGGGGGTTTGCGGGACGAGACTCTAACGGCAGGAGAGgctccttgaccttcttggGTCTTCCTCTCATCTTCCGCTCCTTCTTGGGAGGGGGCGTCGGGGAGCCCTGGTCGGCCTTGTTCGGTGCGTCGACTTTGCCAATGGTCATGGTGACGCTTTTCGTCTCAGAGTCCGTTcggttcttcttcttgcgcgATCCGCTGGCGTTGAGAACCCAAACTTGGCCATCTGACGCCTGTTCTGGCATCTGTTTGCTTTCTGCAGAGGTCCGAATCGGCTCAGGATTCTGGATGCTGAACGTCGGGCCGTAGTGAGACCACGGGTTCAAGGGGGTGCGGCCAGCTGTATCGAGGAATGGAGCGACCGAGGTAATCGGGGTTGCGATGCGCGTGGGGCTCGTCGAAGTGGTTTTGGACGTGCCCTCGGAGTTCGACATACCTGAGTTTCCGACCTTCTTCTGCTCCAAATTGGAGGTCTGGCCATTGGTCTCGGTGGCCAGGGGCTTGGATTTCCGT is drawn from Colletotrichum destructivum chromosome 6, complete sequence and contains these coding sequences:
- a CDS encoding Putative stationary phase protein, which gives rise to MSAAGGIWAPAALRLLRMGITKTTKVIRTKLANATRPAAQAEFAHIPIRTTGRQPIHPSALLRQKRAGRWYSTQSVHNTVRRWISTSGPGVSGNVGGNARFSRASFPSSNTARRVSQSTGRAPFTSTLRPNLTGGAITRTQGGYTISGGGGVRYFSHTPAAPAQVVHNVSIAMRAFCLSGQKARYDGLNSHGDRCYRAVSELEHTAYVKMMGAISTRGGSGSFVDFSISPTITALSPLGAAAAAGFTSANAEAPVTTLNDDGFLDVLSIDFARAVKDLAVIFADLKKLAALGALPVALEKGSVLRVRFPGVDAETVERLCDDVGVQRGIIDQDADFDCKIGAPLALRFPYAPDEDVKTITSSGGSVRSLSGIDVDLEEAFMDEMEQHSWTSDLEGYESMMPTPKSSEQCSDEYEGLEGIYKFLEECDRNKGRF
- a CDS encoding Putative phosphatidylinositol-specific phospholipase C, X domain-containing protein encodes the protein MGACCCSLPFPSPSSPDSSTALLPSAMTNLTIRNLTALPVTLRHVERFEGERKRTGDILGNTFGTINSFINATNFTTRETHAKGDAHQSDDVDVHIEPFTVNATEIGAPDPANHDVVRLQFEIEGHRYEVDAPSPSNRSSVMKKLDDAPLELTTVYVPNGTFLAIMSSANLNAWMHELRDEYPLPLLSIPGTHNSPTCHTALPSVRCQAVGVREQLDNGVRFLDIRVSVATDNDDLALVHSAFPISLTGNKYFADMLADIYAYLDANPSETVLMSVKREGTGKGTDEQLSHYLRERYVGRDAHRWFVEPRIPRLGDCRGRIVLIRRFGLDEPLRGEHDGKGWAIDAQHWPDNCEDGTVGGGLLRVQDFYEIDQSTNIEKKINFSHGQLERAAEQLFHLPDMPDFNADAPPNPFFINFLTASNFFNATCWPERIAAKVNPAVIEYLCMRHGEPGKGPHQLNVGDAATGVIVTDWVGAHGDWDLIRCIVGMNARLQLKH